The bacterium DNA window TTCTTCCAGACGAAGAACAGGAGCCGATCGCTTTGATCATCTCAGATGTCCGCATGCCGGGCCTCACCGGCCTGGAAATCCTGGAAGGCCTGAGCAAGCATCAGGATTTTCCGCCCTTCATTTTGATCACGGCCTTCGGCGATGCGGAGACCCATGCGGACGCGGCACGATTCGGCGCGCTCGCCGTCTTTGACAAACCTTTCGATCTGGACGATCTGTTGGCAAGAGTTCGAAAAATAGTGCCGCCAGTGGAGTGAACACGGTCACAAACCATCTAGGAGGTCAAATCATGAAGAGGAACATGCTCCTGCTGTTGAGCGCCGTCTCTCTGCTGGGCTTCAGGTCGAATCTGCAGGCCGGTGAAATCGGGTCGTCGCGATTCAACCTCGATCTTTGGGGCAATGGCGTCAGCTCGGTGAGCGGCCACTTTTCGAATGCCGTGAAGTCCACGGACTTTCTGCAAACCGGCGCGAGTTTTGGAATCGCCTGGCAGTATTTTCCGCTACGCAGCGCCGGCATCCAAGCCGGGTATGAGTTGAGCTGGCAGAATGTTGACGAACCGTATCGCAGCGAAAACCAGAAAACTCCGGCGTTCGTCGTGCATCAGATCACGCTTGCCGGTTTGTACAACTTCGCGAACCTGATTGCGTCTTCGGCGCGCTTCCAGCCTTACCTCGGCGCGGGCATTGGCCTCTATCCATTCCGGTTGACCGATGACGGCCTCTCCGGCAGCGTCGTGAAGCTGGCAAACGGCAACAAGTTCGAAAAGACCAGCTTCGGCCTCAATGGGAATGCCGGCCTGGCGTATCGGTTGTCCGATCATCTCTCGATCAACGGCGGCGCCCGTTATCATTACCTGTTCTCAAAAGACGATGACAAGTTCGGCGCCGAGGCCGGCTTTGGCAATCAGGGGCTGCTGAGTTATGGTCTCGGTTTGGCCTATCATTTCCCTTTCGGGCGCTGAGCTGGTGCCAGCAGGAATGAGCCGGCTCCGGCGGGGCGGGCGCTGCAACTCGCCCGCCCCAAGCGCCCGCCAACTCGAACCGTTACAATCCACTTTCACATGAGGAAGCATTATGAAACGCATCAT harbors:
- a CDS encoding opacity family porin, yielding MKRNMLLLLSAVSLLGFRSNLQAGEIGSSRFNLDLWGNGVSSVSGHFSNAVKSTDFLQTGASFGIAWQYFPLRSAGIQAGYELSWQNVDEPYRSENQKTPAFVVHQITLAGLYNFANLIASSARFQPYLGAGIGLYPFRLTDDGLSGSVVKLANGNKFEKTSFGLNGNAGLAYRLSDHLSINGGARYHYLFSKDDDKFGAEAGFGNQGLLSYGLGLAYHFPFGR
- a CDS encoding response regulator: MDGDDGKGSHSNGCGTQMQNHRQTNRRRVKPGASSAPHVLLAEDDHEMRVLLARALQYAGYEVVTCRNGVELLEHLGAYFLPDEEQEPIALIISDVRMPGLTGLEILEGLSKHQDFPPFILITAFGDAETHADAARFGALAVFDKPFDLDDLLARVRKIVPPVE